From Microbacterium sp. YJN-G, a single genomic window includes:
- a CDS encoding metal ABC transporter permease, which yields MTPLLDWGDIFSFQDYGELLALLSNSLIAGAVLGLVGGLVGVFVMQRDLAFAVHGVSELSFAGAAAALLFGGSVVAGSIGGALVAAVLIGLLGAKARDRSSIVGVLMPFGLGLGILFLSLYEGRSANRFGLLTGQIVSVSNPDLGWLIGMSVVVLLGLLLMWNPLRFDSLDPESAAARGVPVRTVSLVFMVLLGLIVAVSVHIIGALLVMALLVTPAAAAMRLSAGPVAVPVLAALFGFTSAVGGILLALAGTLPVSPYITTISFLIYGVAWLVQRSRARVRRA from the coding sequence GTGACCCCGCTGCTCGACTGGGGCGACATCTTCTCGTTCCAGGACTACGGCGAACTGCTCGCCCTGCTCTCCAACTCGCTCATCGCCGGTGCCGTGCTCGGCCTCGTCGGCGGCCTCGTGGGCGTGTTCGTCATGCAGCGCGACCTCGCCTTCGCCGTGCACGGGGTCAGTGAACTGTCGTTCGCGGGTGCCGCGGCGGCACTGCTGTTCGGCGGAAGCGTCGTCGCGGGATCCATCGGCGGGGCGCTCGTGGCGGCGGTGCTCATCGGCCTGCTCGGGGCGAAGGCGCGGGACCGCAGCTCCATCGTCGGCGTGCTCATGCCGTTCGGCCTCGGTCTCGGCATCCTGTTCCTGTCGCTCTACGAAGGCCGAAGCGCCAACCGCTTCGGACTGCTCACCGGGCAGATCGTCTCGGTGTCGAACCCCGACCTCGGCTGGCTGATCGGCATGAGCGTCGTGGTGCTGCTGGGCCTGCTGCTGATGTGGAACCCGCTGCGGTTCGACTCCCTCGACCCCGAGTCCGCCGCCGCGCGAGGCGTGCCGGTGCGGACGGTGAGCCTGGTGTTCATGGTGTTGCTGGGCCTGATCGTCGCCGTCAGCGTGCACATCATCGGCGCCCTGCTGGTGATGGCGCTGCTGGTGACGCCCGCGGCCGCGGCGATGCGCCTGTCGGCGGGACCCGTCGCGGTGCCGGTGCTGGCGGCCCTGTTCGGCTTCACCTCGGCGGTCGGCGGAATCCTGCTCGCACTCGCCGGAACGCTGCCGGTGAGCCCGTACATCACGACCATCTCCTTCCTCATCTACGGCGTCGCCTGGCTCGTGCAGCGGTCGCGTGCGCGGGTGCGCCGGGCCTGA
- a CDS encoding metal ABC transporter ATP-binding protein has protein sequence MTEAGEPAAPPVLSITGAALHRDGHELWAGLDLDVRPGEFIAVLGPSGSGKTTLLRSILGLQPLSAGTVQIDGLPVQRGNPRIGYVPQQRTLAPDTSLRARDLVALGVRGIRFGLPIPHRGDRTRVDALLEGVGASHYADRPVGLLSGGEQQRLRVGQALAADPKLLLCDEPLSNLDLANQRGVTEIIDRRRRAHGTAVLFVTHDINPILDRVDRILYIAGGRFLLGTPDEVLQTEVLSALYGTPVYVFRTGGRLVVVGIPDADTQHEHHDEAPTTGGIA, from the coding sequence GTGACCGAGGCAGGCGAACCGGCCGCGCCGCCCGTCCTCAGCATCACGGGCGCGGCCCTGCACCGTGACGGCCACGAGCTCTGGGCGGGCCTGGACCTCGACGTCCGCCCCGGCGAGTTCATCGCCGTGCTCGGTCCTTCAGGTTCGGGCAAGACGACGCTGCTGCGCAGCATCCTCGGCCTCCAGCCGCTGTCCGCCGGCACCGTGCAGATCGACGGCCTTCCGGTGCAGCGCGGGAATCCGCGCATCGGGTACGTCCCGCAGCAGCGGACGCTGGCACCCGACACGAGTCTGCGGGCCCGCGACCTCGTCGCGCTCGGCGTGCGCGGCATCCGCTTCGGTCTGCCGATCCCGCACCGCGGCGACCGCACCCGCGTCGACGCCCTGCTCGAGGGCGTCGGTGCGTCGCACTACGCCGACCGGCCCGTCGGGCTGCTCTCGGGCGGCGAGCAGCAGCGCCTGCGGGTCGGCCAGGCGCTCGCCGCCGACCCGAAGCTGCTGCTGTGCGACGAGCCGCTGTCGAACCTCGACCTGGCCAACCAGCGCGGTGTGACCGAGATCATCGACCGGCGGCGCCGCGCGCACGGCACGGCCGTGCTGTTCGTCACGCACGACATCAACCCGATCCTCGACCGCGTCGACCGCATCCTCTACATCGCCGGCGGACGCTTCCTGCTCGGCACCCCCGACGAGGTGCTGCAGACCGAGGTGCTCAGCGCCCTGTACGGCACGCCCGTGTACGTGTTCCGCACCGGGGGGCGGCTCGTCGTCGTCGGCATCCCGGATGCCGATACCCAGCACGAGCACCATGACGAGGCGCCCACGACGGGAGGGATCGCGTGA
- a CDS encoding thiamine pyrophosphate-dependent dehydrogenase E1 component subunit alpha: MTPTEAPLVRVLEADGSFAPSAASEQYLPLIEALTDGELEQFYRDMVIIRAIDTQATNLQRQGQLALWPPSRGQEAAQVGSAHAARTQDTIFPSYREHAVTRIRGVDPIDIIKLMRGVSHGGWDPTDPKNGNTRIYTLVLGSQTLHAAGYGMALAFDGRSGTGDVDRDEAVVVYYGDGASSQGDVHEAMVFAASYDAPVLFFLQNNHWAISVPVETQSKVPLVGRGAGYGIPSVRVDGNDVLASYAVSRALLDETRSGLGPRAIEAVTYRMGAHTTSDDPTKYRASEEEQAWAQRDPIARMRAFLLNRGASESFFDGVEAEAADAAEDLRSRTVELTAPEPDTMFQKVYSEPHPLVEEQRAWFHEYEASFEQEAGR; this comes from the coding sequence GTGACTCCGACCGAAGCACCCCTCGTTCGCGTCCTGGAAGCGGATGGATCGTTCGCCCCATCGGCGGCATCCGAGCAGTATCTGCCGCTGATCGAGGCACTCACCGACGGTGAGCTCGAGCAGTTCTACCGCGACATGGTGATCATCCGCGCCATCGACACCCAGGCCACCAACCTGCAGCGGCAGGGCCAGCTGGCGCTGTGGCCGCCGAGCCGCGGACAGGAGGCCGCGCAGGTCGGCTCCGCCCACGCGGCCCGCACGCAGGACACGATCTTCCCGTCGTACCGCGAGCACGCGGTCACGCGCATCCGCGGCGTCGACCCGATCGACATCATCAAGCTGATGCGCGGCGTCTCGCACGGCGGCTGGGACCCCACCGACCCGAAGAACGGCAACACCCGCATCTACACGCTCGTGCTGGGCTCGCAGACCCTGCACGCCGCCGGCTACGGCATGGCGCTCGCCTTCGACGGCCGGTCCGGCACCGGCGATGTCGACCGCGACGAGGCCGTCGTCGTCTACTACGGCGATGGCGCCTCCAGCCAGGGAGACGTCCACGAGGCGATGGTGTTCGCCGCCAGCTACGACGCGCCGGTGCTGTTCTTCCTGCAGAACAACCACTGGGCGATCTCGGTGCCCGTCGAGACCCAGTCGAAGGTGCCCCTCGTGGGGCGCGGCGCGGGCTACGGCATCCCATCGGTCCGCGTCGACGGCAACGACGTGCTCGCCAGCTACGCCGTCTCGCGCGCGCTGCTCGACGAGACGCGCTCCGGGCTCGGCCCGCGCGCGATCGAGGCGGTCACCTACCGGATGGGCGCCCACACCACCAGCGACGACCCCACCAAGTACCGCGCCTCCGAGGAGGAGCAAGCCTGGGCGCAGCGCGACCCGATCGCCCGCATGCGGGCGTTCCTGCTCAACAGGGGAGCATCCGAGTCGTTCTTCGACGGTGTCGAGGCCGAGGCCGCGGATGCCGCAGAGGACCTGCGGTCCCGCACCGTCGAGCTGACCGCACCGGAGCCCGACACGATGTTCCAGAAGGTGTACAGCGAACCGCATCCGCTCGTGGAGGAGCAGCGCGCCTGGTTCCACGAGTACGAGGCGTCGTTCGAGCAGGAGGCGGGCCGATGA
- a CDS encoding permease has product MPQSASETSTAHAHRHPPRRVPTGIALAVGLGILAVLVLIDLLAPALFPKALPDRAQDGLTLALSVLIEALPWVILGVVLSIVVQVWLPADAVQRWLPRRAWARRAVLSLLGMFIPVCECGNVPFARGLMMRGLGPAEALTFLIAAPIVNPIVILTTHAAFGWDGGILVARLVGGYLIANLIGWIYSRHRDPQALPTARFIETCDHVAHEPGSPTRRSLVQFLVELRAVMPALVIGSALAGAVQVLVPRDLLLAIGSNPVLSILAMVALAMTVAICSNVDAFFALSFASTFSSGAIIAFLLVGPLVDVKMLALLRTTFTGRVLAGLVGIVVLSACAIGIGVNVFG; this is encoded by the coding sequence ATGCCGCAGAGCGCATCCGAGACGAGCACGGCTCACGCCCACCGGCATCCGCCCCGGCGCGTGCCTACCGGCATCGCGCTCGCCGTGGGCCTCGGCATCCTCGCCGTGCTCGTGCTCATCGACCTGCTCGCGCCGGCGCTGTTCCCGAAGGCGCTGCCCGACCGCGCCCAGGATGGGCTGACACTCGCCCTCAGCGTGCTGATCGAGGCGCTGCCGTGGGTGATCCTCGGCGTCGTGCTCTCGATCGTCGTCCAGGTCTGGTTGCCCGCCGACGCGGTGCAGCGCTGGCTTCCCCGCCGTGCCTGGGCGCGTCGCGCGGTACTGTCGCTGCTGGGCATGTTCATCCCCGTCTGCGAGTGCGGCAACGTGCCGTTCGCGCGCGGACTGATGATGCGCGGGCTCGGCCCGGCCGAGGCGCTGACCTTCCTCATCGCCGCGCCCATCGTCAATCCGATCGTCATCCTCACCACGCACGCCGCGTTCGGCTGGGACGGCGGAATCCTGGTCGCCCGTCTCGTCGGCGGGTACCTCATCGCGAATCTGATCGGCTGGATCTACAGCCGCCACCGCGACCCGCAGGCCCTGCCCACCGCACGCTTCATCGAGACCTGCGACCACGTCGCCCACGAGCCCGGCTCGCCCACGCGCCGCAGCCTCGTGCAGTTCCTCGTCGAGCTGCGTGCCGTCATGCCGGCGCTCGTGATCGGCTCGGCGCTCGCCGGCGCCGTGCAGGTGCTCGTGCCCCGCGACCTGCTGCTGGCCATCGGATCGAACCCGGTGCTGTCGATCCTCGCGATGGTCGCCCTGGCGATGACCGTCGCGATCTGCTCGAACGTCGACGCCTTCTTCGCCCTGTCGTTCGCGTCGACCTTCTCGTCGGGCGCGATCATCGCGTTCCTGCTGGTCGGTCCGCTCGTCGACGTGAAGATGCTCGCCCTGCTGCGCACCACCTTCACCGGGCGGGTGCTCGCCGGCCTGGTCGGCATCGTGGTGCTCAGCGCCTGCGCCATCGGGATCGGGGTGAACGTCTTTGGGTGA
- a CDS encoding DivIVA domain-containing protein produces MSETHASENTQSGDFFDQLLTTAPKEHASFTQAFRGYDKTEVDAAIATLRDQLTRLTDDRETADARHRDALNALRDQHERDLSQERTDGEARLARLEDELAAARAQAEDAAAQVSTLAAELTDAPAGADEPQSRQQFEAVLRVAEEQASVLIHNAATQAERLLQAAREEAESKRAELAADVARITAQAEHDADQVRLRIDTELTAHEARLKRESAHAAEKVVQAEQEAATVRTEAEKGAAALRAMVTRETTDLRSDAEREVREMNARVLEFEETLTRRQDDAQQEFLVLHNQAVAHAERITTDANEQVAASLEHAQRISAKAEDYERLMRSQAQAIEAEAQVKSRETLDRARAKAQKIIESVTGHATAALRDAEDRTRQLRWQQQQLNSFMAEVRELIRPEGVFVRPASDDAAVADDVADEDDDLLTEDDDLLEAELDDESDDDDDDESDDDDDSDDDDDSDDDDDDDDEDGKSRA; encoded by the coding sequence GTGAGCGAGACGCACGCGTCCGAGAACACACAGAGTGGCGATTTCTTCGATCAGCTGCTGACGACGGCGCCCAAGGAGCATGCGTCGTTCACGCAGGCATTCCGCGGGTATGACAAGACGGAGGTGGATGCCGCGATCGCGACGCTGCGCGATCAGCTCACCCGCCTCACCGACGACCGGGAGACCGCGGATGCCCGGCACCGCGACGCACTGAACGCGCTGCGCGACCAGCACGAGCGCGACCTGTCGCAGGAGCGGACCGACGGTGAGGCGCGCCTGGCGCGCCTGGAGGACGAGCTCGCCGCGGCCCGCGCGCAGGCCGAGGATGCCGCGGCGCAGGTGAGCACCCTCGCCGCAGAGCTGACCGATGCCCCTGCGGGCGCGGACGAGCCGCAGAGCCGTCAGCAGTTCGAGGCCGTGCTGCGCGTGGCCGAAGAGCAGGCGAGCGTGCTGATCCACAACGCCGCCACACAGGCCGAGCGCCTGCTGCAGGCCGCCCGCGAGGAGGCCGAGTCCAAGCGCGCCGAGCTCGCCGCCGACGTCGCACGCATCACCGCGCAGGCCGAGCACGACGCCGACCAGGTGCGCCTGCGCATCGACACCGAGCTCACCGCGCACGAGGCGCGGCTCAAGCGCGAGTCCGCGCACGCCGCGGAGAAGGTCGTGCAGGCCGAGCAGGAGGCGGCGACGGTCCGCACCGAGGCCGAGAAGGGCGCTGCCGCGCTGCGCGCCATGGTGACCCGCGAGACGACCGACCTGCGTTCGGATGCCGAGCGCGAGGTGCGTGAGATGAACGCCCGCGTGCTGGAGTTCGAAGAGACCCTCACCCGCCGTCAGGATGACGCGCAGCAGGAGTTCCTCGTGCTGCACAACCAGGCCGTCGCCCACGCCGAGCGCATCACCACGGATGCCAACGAGCAGGTCGCCGCCTCGCTCGAGCACGCCCAGCGGATCTCGGCGAAGGCCGAGGACTACGAGCGGCTGATGCGCTCGCAGGCGCAGGCGATCGAGGCCGAGGCGCAGGTGAAGTCCCGCGAGACCCTCGACCGGGCCCGCGCCAAGGCGCAGAAGATCATCGAGTCGGTCACCGGGCACGCCACCGCCGCGCTGCGGGATGCTGAGGACCGCACCCGCCAGCTGCGCTGGCAGCAGCAGCAGCTGAACAGCTTCATGGCCGAGGTGCGCGAGCTGATCCGCCCCGAAGGCGTGTTCGTGCGTCCGGCATCCGATGATGCAGCGGTCGCCGACGACGTCGCAGACGAGGACGACGACCTTCTGACCGAGGACGACGACCTCCTCGAGGCGGAGCTCGACGACGAGTCGGATGACGATGACGATGACGAGTCGGATGATGATGACGACTCGGATGATGATGACGACTCGGACGATGACGATGATGACGACGACGAGGACGGCAAGTCCCGCGCCTGA
- a CDS encoding metal ABC transporter solute-binding protein, Zn/Mn family, with protein MKKTLAPLALAAASIVVLAGCSTTAGTADGGTGRVQVVASTNVYGSLAAQIGGDRVEVTSLITSATKDPHSYDASARDRLAVQKADLVIENGGGYDSFMTELREGSDAKVVTAVEHSHDYADAVGESTDDDHTDDDHAEGGENHADETHTDETHAEDGHDDHVDDTKTDDAEATPGTETPDATEPADDDSHEGHDHVEGVNEHVWFDVHTIIHVAEDIAAGLAAVDPDSAADYEQAATELTEELAGIEGELDTLHEKLEGQKVFITEPLPGMLAASVGLDDVAPDGFASAVEEGNEVTPATLLDALGTIESGEVSAVLTNAQTGGGETARIEDAAEQAGIPVVAFTELLEADQSYAEWMRAAISNLATALGQ; from the coding sequence ATGAAGAAGACGCTCGCGCCCCTCGCCCTCGCCGCTGCATCCATCGTCGTGCTCGCCGGATGCTCGACGACCGCCGGCACCGCCGACGGCGGCACCGGTCGCGTGCAGGTCGTCGCGTCCACGAACGTCTACGGCTCCCTCGCCGCCCAGATCGGCGGCGACCGCGTCGAGGTCACCAGCCTGATCACCTCGGCCACCAAGGACCCGCACTCCTACGACGCCTCGGCCCGCGACCGCCTCGCGGTGCAGAAGGCCGATCTCGTGATCGAGAACGGCGGAGGCTACGACTCGTTCATGACCGAGCTGCGCGAGGGGTCGGATGCGAAGGTCGTCACGGCCGTCGAGCACTCCCACGACTACGCGGATGCCGTCGGCGAGAGCACCGACGACGACCACACGGACGACGATCACGCCGAGGGCGGCGAGAATCACGCCGACGAGACCCACACCGACGAGACGCACGCCGAGGACGGCCACGACGACCACGTCGACGACACCAAGACGGATGACGCCGAGGCCACCCCCGGCACCGAGACCCCCGACGCCACCGAGCCCGCCGATGACGACTCCCACGAGGGCCACGACCATGTCGAGGGCGTCAACGAGCACGTCTGGTTCGACGTGCACACGATCATCCACGTCGCCGAGGACATCGCGGCAGGCCTCGCCGCCGTCGACCCCGACAGCGCCGCGGACTACGAGCAGGCCGCCACGGAGCTGACCGAGGAACTCGCCGGGATCGAGGGCGAACTCGACACGCTGCACGAGAAGCTCGAGGGGCAGAAGGTGTTCATCACCGAGCCGCTGCCCGGCATGCTGGCAGCATCCGTCGGTCTGGATGACGTCGCCCCAGATGGATTCGCATCCGCGGTCGAAGAGGGCAACGAGGTCACACCCGCCACCCTGCTCGACGCACTCGGCACCATCGAATCCGGTGAGGTGAGCGCGGTCCTGACCAACGCGCAGACCGGCGGCGGCGAGACCGCCCGCATCGAGGATGCCGCGGAGCAGGCCGGCATCCCCGTCGTCGCCTTCACCGAGCTGCTCGAGGCCGATCAGTCGTACGCTGAGTGGATGCGCGCCGCGATCTCGAACCTCGCCACCGCCCTGGGCCAGTGA
- a CDS encoding alpha-ketoacid dehydrogenase subunit beta, giving the protein MTLETMPFAKALNAGMRKAMQDDPRVLLMGEDIGRLGGVFRVTEHLQRDFGPRRVLDTPLAESGIVGTAIGLAMAGFRPVCEIQFDGFVFPAFDQITSQLAKLTYRHEGAVQMPIVIRIPYGGHIGAVEHHQESPEAYFTHTPGLRVVSPSTANDAYWMIQEAIASNDPVIFMEPKSRYWPKGEVDLSASALPLHSSRIVRRGTDVTLVGHGAMVTTLLQAAALAEAEGTSCEVVDVRSLSPVDYGPILDSVRSTGRMVYAQEAPGFTSLGSEIAATVMERAFYALEAPVLRVSGFDTPFPPAKLEGAYLPDADRILEAVDRSLAY; this is encoded by the coding sequence ATGACCCTGGAGACCATGCCGTTCGCCAAGGCGCTGAACGCCGGGATGCGCAAGGCCATGCAGGACGACCCGCGCGTGCTGCTGATGGGCGAGGACATCGGCCGCCTCGGCGGCGTGTTCCGCGTCACCGAGCACCTGCAGCGCGACTTCGGGCCGCGCCGCGTGCTCGACACCCCGCTGGCCGAGTCGGGCATCGTCGGCACCGCCATCGGCCTGGCCATGGCCGGATTCCGACCGGTGTGCGAGATCCAGTTCGACGGGTTCGTGTTCCCGGCGTTCGACCAGATCACCTCGCAGCTGGCCAAGCTCACCTACCGGCACGAGGGTGCGGTGCAGATGCCGATCGTCATCCGCATCCCGTACGGCGGGCACATCGGCGCCGTCGAGCACCACCAGGAGAGCCCGGAGGCGTACTTCACGCACACCCCGGGCCTGCGGGTGGTGTCGCCGTCGACCGCGAACGACGCGTACTGGATGATCCAGGAGGCCATCGCGTCGAACGACCCGGTGATCTTCATGGAGCCGAAGAGCCGCTACTGGCCCAAGGGCGAGGTCGACCTGTCGGCATCCGCTCTTCCGCTGCACTCCTCGCGCATCGTGCGCCGCGGCACCGACGTCACCCTCGTCGGCCACGGCGCGATGGTGACGACCCTGCTTCAGGCGGCCGCGCTCGCCGAGGCCGAGGGCACCAGCTGCGAGGTCGTCGACGTCCGCTCGCTCTCGCCCGTGGACTACGGGCCCATCCTCGACTCGGTGCGATCCACCGGGCGGATGGTCTATGCGCAGGAGGCGCCCGGGTTCACCAGCCTGGGCAGCGAGATCGCCGCGACGGTGATGGAGCGCGCCTTCTACGCCCTCGAGGCCCCCGTGCTGCGCGTCTCGGGCTTCGACACCCCGTTCCCGCCCGCCAAGCTCGAGGGCGCGTACCTCCCGGATGCCGACCGCATCCTCGAGGCCGTCGACCGCTCCCTCGCCTACTGA
- a CDS encoding Fur family transcriptional regulator: MAQRNTWQRERVRDALTDAAGFVSAQTLHADLRQANTGIGLATVYRALAGLAASGEADSLQSPEGEALYRACATQGHHHHLICRSCGRAVEIEAKDVEQWAQRTAAQHGFRDAEHVVDIFGLCSQCADAAGAQG; encoded by the coding sequence ATGGCTCAACGGAACACCTGGCAGCGGGAACGCGTGCGTGATGCGCTCACCGACGCGGCCGGCTTCGTGAGCGCGCAGACCCTGCACGCCGACCTGCGTCAGGCGAACACCGGCATCGGGCTCGCCACCGTCTATCGCGCTCTCGCCGGGCTCGCGGCATCCGGCGAGGCCGACTCGCTGCAGAGCCCCGAGGGCGAGGCGCTCTACCGCGCCTGCGCCACGCAGGGCCACCACCATCACCTGATCTGCCGCTCGTGCGGGCGCGCCGTCGAGATCGAGGCCAAGGACGTCGAGCAGTGGGCGCAGCGCACCGCCGCGCAGCACGGCTTCCGCGACGCCGAGCACGTCGTCGACATCTTCGGTCTCTGCTCCCAGTGCGCGGATGCCGCCGGAGCACAGGGGTGA
- a CDS encoding dihydrolipoamide acetyltransferase family protein — protein MSTQTFTLPDVGEGLTEAEIVSWKVAPGDAVAVNDVICEIETAKSLVELPSPHAGTVGELLAAEGATVEVGAPIITFVTSPDAATAVSAPSAPAAPAAEEGSGSVLVGYGSGGGATSRRKRPAERPVRSSVGVIAKPPIRKLARDLGVDVTAVTPTGADGEVTRDDVVKHASQASVFRNIETPEWGDVREETVPAPAASGPVGLARGIQPTDRTESIPVKGVRKATSSAMVQSAYSAPHVTVWKEVDATRTMELVKRLKASPDYADIRVSPLLIMARAVIWAARRTPLVNAAWVDTEDGAEIIVRHYVNLGIAAATPRGLLVPNIKDAQDLGMKDLARALNRLTVTAREGKTSPADQQGGTITITNIGVFGMDAGTPIINPGEAGIVAMGTISQKPWVVDGEVRPRWVTTVSGSFDHRVIDGDGMSRFIADVASVLEEPALLVD, from the coding sequence ATGAGCACCCAGACGTTCACCCTCCCCGACGTCGGCGAGGGGCTGACCGAGGCTGAGATCGTCAGCTGGAAGGTCGCCCCCGGTGATGCCGTGGCGGTCAACGACGTGATCTGCGAGATCGAGACCGCCAAGTCGCTCGTCGAGCTGCCCTCCCCGCACGCGGGGACGGTCGGCGAGCTGCTCGCCGCAGAGGGCGCGACCGTCGAGGTCGGTGCGCCGATCATCACCTTCGTCACGTCTCCGGATGCTGCGACTGCTGTCTCTGCTCCCTCGGCGCCGGCCGCCCCCGCAGCCGAGGAGGGCAGCGGTTCGGTGCTCGTCGGCTACGGCAGCGGGGGAGGGGCGACCTCGCGTCGCAAGCGCCCCGCCGAGCGGCCCGTGCGCTCCTCGGTCGGCGTGATCGCCAAGCCCCCGATCCGCAAGCTCGCCCGCGACCTCGGCGTCGACGTGACCGCCGTCACCCCGACCGGCGCCGACGGCGAGGTCACCCGCGACGACGTCGTCAAGCACGCCTCCCAGGCGAGCGTGTTCCGCAACATCGAGACTCCCGAGTGGGGCGACGTGCGCGAGGAGACCGTCCCGGCACCGGCGGCATCCGGGCCCGTCGGTCTGGCGCGCGGCATCCAGCCGACCGATCGCACCGAGTCGATTCCGGTCAAGGGCGTCCGCAAGGCGACCTCGTCGGCGATGGTGCAGAGCGCATACTCCGCGCCGCACGTGACGGTGTGGAAGGAGGTCGACGCCACCCGCACCATGGAGCTCGTGAAGCGTCTGAAGGCCTCGCCCGACTACGCCGACATCCGCGTCTCGCCGCTGCTGATCATGGCCCGCGCCGTGATCTGGGCCGCCCGCCGCACCCCGCTGGTGAACGCCGCGTGGGTCGACACCGAGGACGGCGCCGAGATCATCGTGCGCCACTACGTGAACCTCGGCATCGCCGCGGCGACCCCGCGCGGACTGCTCGTGCCCAACATCAAGGACGCGCAGGATCTCGGCATGAAGGACCTCGCCCGCGCGCTGAACCGGCTGACCGTCACCGCTCGCGAGGGCAAGACCAGCCCGGCCGACCAGCAGGGCGGCACCATCACGATCACCAACATCGGTGTGTTCGGGATGGATGCGGGCACGCCGATCATCAACCCGGGCGAGGCCGGGATCGTGGCCATGGGCACGATCAGCCAGAAGCCCTGGGTCGTCGACGGCGAGGTGCGCCCGCGCTGGGTCACCACGGTCTCGGGCTCGTTCGATCACCGCGTCATCGACGGAGACGGGATGAGCCGGTTCATCGCCGATGTGGCATCCGTGCTCGAGGAGCCGGCCCTGCTCGTCGACTGA
- a CDS encoding TIGR03943 family putative permease subunit, translated as MGEQTKPPMHALATRWLGMGLATVVAVVTLVLGVTGRLTLYISPETVWFACAAAVVTLIAAVWSCTLPLGAEGDHDHTASADGADAAASRRRMLQTAGVVSGGVIASGVVLAGLVLPPASLSAQLALSRAGETPVLFAGADDVSLGIADTTTFGVGDWASAFATATRPENYDGAAVTLTGFVTPTEADAVGLTRMVITHCVIDAQPATVPLAGEAAAADYETGQWVEVSGTVRADADGTLRIETASVKAIDEPKDPYEY; from the coding sequence TTGGGTGAGCAGACCAAACCACCCATGCACGCCCTCGCCACCCGGTGGCTGGGGATGGGTCTGGCGACCGTCGTCGCCGTCGTCACCCTCGTGCTCGGCGTCACCGGCCGGCTGACGCTGTACATCAGCCCGGAGACGGTCTGGTTCGCGTGCGCCGCGGCGGTGGTCACGCTGATCGCCGCCGTCTGGTCGTGCACGCTGCCGCTGGGCGCTGAGGGCGATCACGACCACACCGCATCGGCGGACGGTGCGGATGCTGCGGCATCCCGACGCCGGATGCTGCAGACCGCCGGCGTCGTGAGCGGAGGCGTGATCGCCTCGGGCGTGGTGCTCGCGGGCCTCGTGCTGCCGCCGGCATCCCTCTCCGCCCAGCTGGCGCTCTCGCGGGCCGGCGAGACGCCGGTGCTGTTCGCCGGCGCCGACGACGTGAGCCTGGGCATCGCCGACACGACCACCTTCGGGGTCGGCGACTGGGCGAGCGCCTTCGCGACCGCCACCCGCCCCGAGAACTACGACGGCGCCGCCGTCACCCTCACCGGGTTCGTCACCCCGACCGAGGCGGATGCCGTGGGCCTGACCCGCATGGTCATCACCCACTGCGTGATCGACGCGCAGCCGGCGACCGTGCCGCTGGCGGGCGAGGCGGCAGCAGCCGACTACGAGACCGGCCAATGGGTCGAGGTGTCGGGCACGGTGCGTGCGGATGCCGACGGCACGCTGCGCATCGAGACGGCCTCGGTGAAGGCGATCGACGAGCCGAAGGATCCGTATGAGTACTGA